Proteins from one Anaerohalosphaeraceae bacterium genomic window:
- a CDS encoding flagellar motor protein MotB — protein MAGFKKKEEQQGAPEWLVTFSDCMTLLLTFFVLLISFATFEKETFESLAQSFAQSLPSIGWSRISDRESFHKKQESNDQVQQTKGTETRTNITRMTSNFMKEKKPLDFRNLKVFTIPSEQFFWGQGTAISQPGREVLEALAKFLGSVTGRVVIAETGPVENTELSLARCLAVLEYLTQEGGLPLERFSISPATTLRTPPQNRQLEITLLERSIYE, from the coding sequence ATGGCCGGGTTCAAAAAAAAAGAAGAACAGCAAGGCGCACCGGAATGGCTGGTCACCTTCAGCGACTGCATGACGCTGCTGCTGACTTTTTTTGTGCTGCTCATCAGTTTTGCCACGTTTGAAAAAGAAACCTTCGAGTCGCTGGCCCAGTCCTTTGCCCAGTCCCTGCCTTCAATCGGCTGGAGCCGAATCAGCGACCGTGAATCCTTCCATAAAAAACAGGAATCGAACGACCAGGTCCAGCAAACCAAAGGAACGGAAACCCGAACCAACATCACCCGGATGACCAGCAACTTTATGAAGGAAAAAAAACCGCTGGATTTTCGAAATCTGAAGGTCTTTACAATCCCCTCGGAACAGTTCTTCTGGGGACAGGGAACCGCTATTTCTCAGCCCGGCCGGGAAGTCCTGGAAGCCCTGGCTAAGTTTCTGGGCTCTGTGACGGGCCGGGTAGTCATCGCCGAAACCGGACCGGTGGAGAATACCGAACTTTCTCTGGCCCGCTGCCTGGCTGTTCTCGAATACCTCACTCAGGAAGGGGGGCTGCCCCTGGAGCGGTTCAGCATCTCGCCGGCCACCACCCTGCGGACGCCGCCCCAGAATCGCCAACTGGAAATTACACTGCTGGAACGGAGCATCTACGAATGA
- a CDS encoding flagellar motor protein MotB yields the protein MSTKKPQESPAGAPAWIVTYSDMVTLLLTFFVMLISMADTRVDKHKFMAGSNSIRRALADLGLSGFLIENKSGPEFKHPKPAYNIDEGMDEEKDRSIDARMEMLRRVLFQIETKMKISPSQIDGISKTFLPMKIQFAPKSAVLNEKAQKELQLAWNQICITTTGHEAMVYILGLAGEENTPSGQMILSARRAKAVKDYLETLNTADKKLPIFCWGAGSGGEWTSRNGLTTQQTQILITLIIEK from the coding sequence ATGAGCACCAAGAAACCGCAGGAAAGCCCCGCCGGAGCACCGGCCTGGATTGTCACGTACTCGGACATGGTTACTCTTTTGCTGACCTTTTTTGTCATGCTTATCAGCATGGCCGATACCCGTGTCGATAAACACAAATTTATGGCCGGCAGCAATTCCATACGACGGGCACTGGCGGATTTAGGGCTGAGCGGTTTCCTGATTGAAAACAAAAGCGGGCCTGAATTTAAACATCCCAAGCCGGCCTACAATATTGACGAAGGGATGGATGAGGAAAAAGATCGTTCCATCGATGCCCGGATGGAAATGCTGCGGCGGGTCTTGTTCCAAATCGAAACCAAAATGAAAATCTCCCCTTCTCAAATCGACGGCATTTCCAAAACCTTCCTTCCAATGAAAATCCAATTTGCCCCCAAGTCCGCCGTACTGAATGAAAAGGCCCAAAAAGAGCTTCAGCTGGCCTGGAACCAAATCTGCATCACCACAACCGGCCATGAAGCCATGGTGTATATCCTCGGCTTAGCCGGGGAGGAAAATACACCGTCCGGTCAAATGATTCTTTCAGCCCGCCGAGCCAAAGCCGTAAAAGACTATCTGGAAACTCTGAATACTGCCGACAAAAAATTGCCTATTTTCTGCTGGGGGGCCGGCAGCGGCGGAGAATGGACCAGTCGAAACGGTCTGACAACCCAACAAACCCAAATTCTGATTACCCTGATTATTGAAAAATAA
- the fliO gene encoding flagellar biosynthetic protein FliO — protein sequence MLKKRLIWLGLILVFCLVGQWVLSASQPAEADPPQTAQPVWLEQKPSSQSQNLDNLHQNLVRQLLIMILIVALFGGGLWWFVRKYSKGLLVSKGRWITVVETVPLGPRKMLHLVEVGRKKLLLSSTPESIRFLAELTETSLPTSPQKEPSL from the coding sequence ATGCTGAAAAAAAGACTGATATGGCTCGGATTGATTCTGGTTTTTTGCCTGGTGGGACAATGGGTTTTGTCCGCCTCCCAACCTGCTGAAGCCGATCCGCCCCAAACCGCTCAGCCGGTCTGGCTGGAGCAAAAACCCTCTTCCCAATCCCAAAATCTGGACAATCTGCATCAAAATCTCGTCCGGCAGCTCTTGATTATGATTCTTATTGTTGCCCTTTTTGGAGGCGGATTGTGGTGGTTCGTCCGCAAATACAGCAAAGGACTTCTGGTCAGCAAAGGCAGATGGATCACTGTAGTTGAAACAGTTCCGCTTGGACCGCGCAAGATGCTTCATCTTGTGGAAGTGGGGCGCAAAAAACTGCTGCTCAGCAGTACGCCGGAAAGTATCCGCTTTCTTGCCGAGCTGACGGAAACCTCTCTGCCGACCTCCCCTCAAAAGGAGCCGTCTTTATGA
- the fliP gene encoding flagellar type III secretion system pore protein FliP (The bacterial flagellar biogenesis protein FliP forms a type III secretion system (T3SS)-type pore required for flagellar assembly.) translates to MRKSCLPAVLVLAGWLQSACPAQSPAPEPAASAGQTTMPTIEDLLKMIDKASTDPQQQAPTPWSGPIRLVFLFTLLALLPSILAMMTSFTRIAIVLGFVRRALGTQTIPPNTALLGLALFLTLFTMAPTFSKIHQEAILPYLNNQMELQQSTEIASDALKDFMLRQTRTSDLAVFVNMARITPPAQASDLPLHIITPAFVISEFRTAFEIGCLMFIPFLLLDLVISSILLSAGMMMLPPVMISLPFKLILFILVDGWGILAQGLSLSFK, encoded by the coding sequence ATGAGAAAGAGCTGCCTTCCGGCTGTTCTTGTTCTGGCGGGTTGGCTCCAATCGGCTTGCCCGGCGCAAAGCCCTGCCCCCGAGCCGGCTGCTTCGGCCGGGCAAACAACCATGCCCACCATCGAAGACCTTCTCAAAATGATCGACAAGGCCTCGACCGACCCGCAGCAGCAGGCCCCGACTCCCTGGAGCGGACCCATTCGGCTGGTATTTCTCTTTACCCTGCTGGCTCTGCTGCCCAGCATTTTGGCAATGATGACATCCTTTACCCGTATTGCCATCGTCCTCGGTTTTGTCCGGCGGGCCTTAGGAACCCAAACCATTCCTCCCAACACCGCCCTGCTCGGTCTGGCCCTCTTTCTGACCCTTTTTACGATGGCCCCGACCTTTTCCAAAATCCATCAGGAAGCGATTCTTCCTTATTTGAATAACCAAATGGAACTCCAGCAGAGCACGGAAATCGCCAGTGACGCTTTGAAGGATTTTATGCTTCGCCAAACTCGGACCTCTGACCTGGCCGTCTTTGTCAATATGGCTCGAATCACCCCGCCGGCCCAGGCATCGGATTTGCCCCTGCACATCATCACCCCGGCCTTTGTCATCAGCGAATTTCGCACCGCCTTCGAAATCGGATGCCTGATGTTCATCCCGTTCCTCCTGCTGGACCTGGTAATTTCGAGTATTCTGCTCAGTGCCGGGATGATGATGCTGCCGCCGGTCATGATTTCACTGCCTTTCAAACTCATACTGTTTATCCTCGTGGACGGCTGGGGGATTCTGGCTCAGGGATTGAGTTTAAGCTTCAAATAA
- a CDS encoding flagellar biosynthetic protein FliQ — MTADYILYLGRHTMETALLVSAPILIVCAGLGILISLFQTVTSIRDMTLATAPKIIGVGVTTLFFGHWMLQILIKFTYEIFAQIQTYGQ, encoded by the coding sequence ATGACGGCTGATTACATTCTTTATCTGGGACGCCACACAATGGAAACCGCCCTGCTCGTCTCGGCACCGATTCTCATCGTCTGTGCCGGACTGGGCATTCTCATCTCGCTGTTCCAAACGGTTACCTCCATCCGGGATATGACGCTGGCCACGGCTCCCAAAATCATCGGCGTAGGCGTCACCACCCTGTTTTTCGGCCATTGGATGCTTCAAATCCTCATTAAATTCACCTACGAAATTTTTGCGCAAATCCAGACCTATGGACAGTAA
- a CDS encoding flagellar biosynthetic protein FliR, with protein sequence MDLFGGRLYGFFLILTRLGAFFAAAPIFSWDVLSVQLKIAAAILLSLFFTVLTPPPLLNNPAPIEMVLLLGQEVFYGLAMGIAAYCLFSVIHMAGQYIEQEMGLSIAQVFDPFSGEEGHPLGLLLEILFILLLFSTNSHFLLLEVLSRSLERFPPTSTPHIGALMESILRSGSAMFLLALQLAAPILAAFMLLLVVLAFMARIAPESNVLFLSFPLRIGIGLLIIGFFIPYLNEYIQQFAQWLNRLLPF encoded by the coding sequence ATGGACCTGTTCGGCGGAAGACTCTACGGTTTTTTCCTGATTCTGACTCGGCTGGGGGCCTTCTTTGCCGCAGCCCCCATCTTCAGCTGGGACGTGCTTTCTGTTCAGCTGAAAATCGCTGCGGCCATTTTGCTGAGTCTTTTTTTCACTGTTTTAACCCCTCCGCCGCTCCTGAATAACCCCGCCCCGATTGAAATGGTGCTGCTGCTCGGACAAGAAGTCTTTTACGGACTGGCCATGGGGATTGCGGCCTACTGTCTCTTCAGCGTTATTCATATGGCCGGCCAGTACATCGAACAGGAAATGGGCCTGAGCATCGCCCAGGTCTTTGACCCCTTCAGCGGCGAAGAAGGGCACCCGCTCGGGCTGCTGCTGGAGATTCTTTTCATTCTCCTTTTGTTCAGCACCAACAGCCACTTTCTCCTTCTGGAGGTTCTTTCCCGCAGTCTCGAACGATTCCCTCCGACAAGTACCCCCCATATAGGGGCCCTTATGGAAAGCATTCTGCGCTCCGGCTCCGCCATGTTCCTTCTGGCCCTTCAGCTGGCTGCGCCGATTCTGGCAGCCTTTATGCTGCTGCTGGTCGTTCTGGCCTTTATGGCCCGAATTGCCCCGGAATCCAATGTCCTGTTTCTCAGTTTTCCGCTGCGAATCGGAATAGGACTGCTGATTATCGGTTTCTTCATCCCGTATCTGAATGAATATATCCAGCAGTTCGCCCAGTGGCTCAATCGGCTGCTGCCGTTTTAA
- the flhB gene encoding flagellar biosynthesis protein FlhB — translation MAEANKTEHPTPRRIEKARQEGHIPQSQEMLAAISLIVLTLMTALCAPWFVQWSKQQMLSGLSCQPLWLDNPQSFLKYANSLILEIMKMTAPFLLALSLAGIGGCILVSGYNFAPKALAWKPENLNPMRGLMSLFSPESLVRLGLSTAKILFLAVIVWLYLHNKLQFLTTFQWMPPDQILSSIGRLVFGVVIRICAGLLILAVLDLLYHRWQYIEKLKMTKQEVKAEYRDTEGAPEVKTKIRQKQMEAAMRRMLQEVPKANVVLVNPDHVAVALKYDPAQTPAPIVVAKGADHLCEKIKEVARAYGVPILRRPPLARELYATVKLGQPIPEKLYTAVAEILALLYRLRHTR, via the coding sequence ATGGCTGAAGCCAACAAAACAGAACACCCAACCCCGCGACGTATCGAAAAGGCGCGTCAGGAGGGCCATATCCCTCAAAGCCAGGAGATGCTCGCTGCCATCTCTCTGATTGTGCTGACCCTGATGACCGCCCTGTGCGCCCCCTGGTTTGTGCAGTGGTCCAAACAGCAAATGCTCTCGGGACTTTCCTGTCAGCCGCTCTGGCTGGACAATCCTCAATCCTTTCTGAAATATGCGAATTCCCTGATACTGGAAATCATGAAAATGACAGCCCCTTTTCTGCTGGCTTTGTCGCTGGCGGGAATCGGCGGATGCATTCTGGTCAGCGGATATAACTTCGCCCCCAAGGCCCTCGCCTGGAAACCGGAAAATCTCAATCCGATGCGGGGTCTGATGTCGCTGTTCTCTCCGGAATCCCTCGTGCGGCTGGGGCTGTCCACCGCAAAAATCCTTTTTCTGGCGGTCATTGTGTGGCTTTACCTGCACAACAAGCTTCAATTCCTGACCACATTCCAGTGGATGCCTCCCGACCAGATTCTATCCTCGATAGGACGTCTGGTTTTCGGGGTCGTCATCCGAATTTGTGCAGGCCTGCTGATTCTGGCCGTTCTGGACCTTCTTTATCACCGCTGGCAGTATATTGAAAAACTCAAAATGACCAAGCAGGAAGTCAAAGCCGAATACCGCGATACAGAAGGAGCTCCCGAAGTCAAAACCAAGATCCGCCAGAAACAGATGGAAGCCGCTATGCGGCGGATGCTTCAGGAAGTACCGAAGGCCAATGTGGTCCTGGTGAACCCGGACCATGTGGCCGTCGCTCTCAAATACGACCCCGCTCAGACACCGGCCCCGATTGTCGTTGCCAAAGGAGCCGACCATCTTTGCGAAAAAATCAAAGAAGTCGCCCGCGCCTACGGCGTTCCCATCCTGCGGCGGCCCCCGCTGGCTCGTGAACTGTACGCCACTGTCAAACTGGGCCAGCCCATTCCGGAAAAACTTTACACAGCGGTTGCTGAAATCCTCGCCCTGCTCTATCGGCTGCGTCATACCAGATAA
- the fliD gene encoding flagellar filament capping protein FliD produces MASIQLTGLSTGIDTAAIVEQLMKVEKRRLTSLQSSLATLKDKRTAVTDLNSKLTSFRSALSALSDSSQLRTYQAKTSDEDLLSATASSSAFEGTHNIKIRQLATANRWVHNGFNYKTQYVGEGNLILSYNNKEFVVQTTATTTLEELVTLINNDPDNPGITASILDYQSAGGRYHLVLSGRESGSDYQIAINTSNTDVHTSSALKTSNGDNASLTTRLSQLQGSSGFGTGSTSDQIRIQGTLRDGTPVDYSLDVNQYTTVEELMSEIENAFGDTVKLRLEEGTLILTDLTSGASDLSITLELVPGEGSSAAWTAPTFTETTVGGSITSNLTLLAPSTFLETQAAQDAMIKVDGYPPGDDTDENTWIRRSTNTIDDVIAGVTLNLHSATGNDTDGYRSVEVTLNRDTTTLKDKLQAMVDAYNAAVSYLKEKTTYNEEEKKTGILSSEYSLTSITSLIRSPLLFNAAGFTDKDTFVKPADIGLKFKADGTLTLDSTILEEALVDDYQGVLSLIGAKKTGYSNSNTIQFYQASSYTQGGQYDVRVTVEGGVITSAQIKLNTEDWSAARDMRIEGNTLYGSTDTLSSGYPAYPEYSLVLTVDTSQNGSFDASVSVKQGFAGNLYDVVDNMLKVGTGRVSMVQKSVQSRIDNMDSQISREEERLSRVETRLKNQYARLERTLQLIQQQMSGLNMLG; encoded by the coding sequence ATGGCATCTATCCAATTGACCGGTCTTTCGACAGGAATTGACACAGCGGCGATTGTTGAGCAGCTGATGAAGGTGGAAAAACGCCGACTGACCAGTTTGCAGTCCAGCCTGGCAACGCTGAAGGACAAACGAACGGCCGTGACCGACCTGAACAGCAAGCTGACTTCTTTTCGTTCGGCCCTGAGTGCTTTGTCGGATTCGAGCCAATTGAGGACATATCAGGCCAAAACCAGTGATGAGGACCTGCTGAGCGCAACTGCCAGCAGCAGTGCATTTGAGGGCACGCACAATATCAAAATTCGACAGCTGGCTACCGCCAACCGCTGGGTGCATAATGGATTTAATTACAAAACTCAGTATGTCGGGGAAGGCAATCTGATTTTGTCGTATAATAACAAGGAGTTTGTAGTGCAGACCACGGCCACTACGACTCTGGAGGAATTGGTAACTCTGATAAACAATGACCCGGATAATCCGGGAATTACGGCCAGCATTCTGGATTATCAGTCGGCCGGCGGACGGTATCATCTGGTTCTGAGCGGTCGTGAAAGCGGTTCGGATTATCAGATTGCTATCAACACGAGCAATACGGATGTTCATACTTCTTCGGCCCTGAAAACGAGCAACGGGGACAACGCTTCGCTGACGACCCGTCTGTCTCAATTACAGGGCAGTTCCGGTTTTGGGACGGGTTCCACATCGGATCAGATTCGGATTCAGGGTACCCTTCGGGACGGTACGCCGGTGGACTATTCTCTCGATGTGAACCAGTACACGACCGTGGAAGAGCTGATGTCCGAAATTGAAAATGCATTTGGAGATACGGTCAAGCTTCGGCTGGAAGAAGGGACTCTGATACTTACAGACCTTACCAGCGGGGCCAGTGACCTGTCAATTACGCTTGAGCTGGTGCCCGGAGAGGGGTCATCGGCGGCCTGGACGGCTCCAACCTTTACGGAAACAACGGTCGGCGGTTCGATTACGTCCAATCTGACGCTGCTGGCGCCGTCCACTTTTTTGGAAACCCAGGCGGCTCAGGATGCGATGATTAAGGTGGATGGATATCCGCCGGGGGATGATACGGATGAAAATACCTGGATTCGCCGCAGCACCAACACGATTGATGATGTGATTGCCGGGGTCACCCTGAATCTGCACAGTGCGACCGGGAATGACACCGATGGGTATCGGTCCGTAGAAGTGACCCTGAACCGTGATACGACGACGCTGAAGGATAAACTCCAGGCGATGGTTGATGCGTATAATGCGGCGGTTTCCTATTTAAAGGAAAAAACAACCTATAATGAAGAGGAGAAAAAGACCGGTATTCTGTCTTCGGAGTACAGTTTAACCAGCATTACAAGTCTGATCCGTTCTCCGCTTCTCTTTAATGCAGCCGGGTTTACAGACAAGGATACCTTTGTCAAGCCGGCGGATATCGGCCTCAAATTTAAGGCGGACGGCACTCTGACTCTCGACAGCACAATTCTGGAAGAGGCCCTCGTAGATGATTATCAGGGGGTGCTTTCTCTGATTGGAGCCAAGAAGACGGGCTACAGCAATTCCAATACGATTCAATTTTATCAGGCCAGCAGTTATACGCAGGGCGGCCAGTATGATGTCCGGGTTACAGTGGAAGGCGGCGTGATCACATCGGCGCAGATTAAGCTGAACACGGAGGACTGGTCGGCAGCACGGGATATGCGAATCGAAGGCAATACTCTGTACGGAAGTACGGATACCCTCAGCAGCGGATATCCGGCTTATCCTGAATACAGCCTGGTTTTAACGGTCGATACATCGCAGAACGGAAGCTTTGATGCGTCCGTAAGCGTCAAGCAGGGCTTTGCAGGCAATCTGTATGATGTAGTGGACAACATGCTGAAGGTCGGCACCGGACGCGTTTCCATGGTTCAAAAGAGCGTCCAGAGCCGCATTGACAATATGGACAGTCAAATCAGCCGAGAGGAAGAACGGCTGAGTCGTGTTGAGACGCGGCTGAAAAATCAATATGCACGGCTGGAAAGAACGCTGCAGCTGATTCAGCAGCAGATGTCCGGCCTGAACATGCTTGGTTAA
- a CDS encoding glycosyltransferase family 2 protein, which yields MSYLVSAIVSAYKSEAFLRGCLEDLTNQTLFQKGLLEIVVVDSGSPENEWEIVEEFQKRSGSILYLRTSERETVYAAWNRGIRASCGKYLTNANTDDRHAPEMLEVLADLLEKNPDQAAVYSHFYITDVPHRTWQTKTPSELADWHPPFSREALLKGNFMGPQPMWRRSLHDEYGYFDPSFKVSGDWEFFLRVSQTHSFLLNRVPLGLYYRNPGGLERSAGTRHQEDQFIRELYTKNRNQIIRRPFLPESKSDSAAGPSVAVPASGPAVRLMVSVCMAAYNTASFIRQAIESVLAQTYRDFELVVVDDGSTDDTATVVQSFQDRRIRFFSQPHKNFASAINRAIQEARGQFVLGVDSDDFITPDYLERMITFVIQNPDYDYYYPEKLTLVDETEKPTGVEWKYDSIENPEILPALLFARGNSPIPNSGSLKRRALFEKTGLYRELDNVEDFDFLCRCGPQIRFRRVAGGCGYFYRRMDRSNNARYEQRHRITAQCLEEMIERYRPEQLYPFLKGDDFERKKQFWNYIISIFEKHAETYRQRKGEIFAQCAEKYRQRRSEILVREGFKQVQVNLERKNLLGAAQLCRQLLSDKSLCLADDSRQTLQQILEAIEAKCPEKEYAVK from the coding sequence ATGAGTTATCTGGTTTCAGCGATTGTTTCGGCATACAAGTCGGAAGCGTTTCTTCGCGGGTGTCTGGAAGATCTGACGAATCAGACCCTTTTTCAAAAAGGGCTCCTGGAAATAGTCGTGGTGGACAGCGGCTCGCCGGAGAATGAGTGGGAGATTGTGGAGGAGTTCCAGAAACGCTCAGGTTCCATTCTTTATCTTCGAACCTCGGAGCGGGAAACGGTTTATGCGGCCTGGAACCGGGGCATCCGGGCTTCCTGCGGCAAGTATTTGACGAATGCGAATACCGATGACCGCCATGCCCCGGAGATGCTGGAAGTATTGGCGGACCTGCTCGAGAAAAATCCTGACCAGGCGGCGGTCTATTCTCATTTTTATATTACGGATGTGCCTCATCGGACCTGGCAGACCAAAACGCCTTCCGAATTGGCGGACTGGCATCCCCCGTTTTCCCGTGAAGCATTGCTGAAGGGCAATTTTATGGGGCCTCAGCCGATGTGGCGACGGTCTCTCCACGATGAATACGGTTATTTTGACCCGTCCTTTAAGGTCTCCGGCGATTGGGAATTCTTCCTGCGGGTTTCACAGACGCATTCGTTTCTGCTCAATCGGGTTCCGCTGGGGCTGTATTACCGCAATCCGGGCGGTTTGGAGCGAAGCGCGGGGACCCGACATCAGGAAGACCAATTCATTCGGGAATTGTACACAAAAAACCGGAATCAAATCATTCGCAGGCCGTTTCTGCCGGAATCGAAGTCCGATTCTGCGGCCGGTCCATCTGTTGCGGTGCCGGCTTCCGGTCCTGCCGTCCGGCTGATGGTGAGTGTTTGTATGGCGGCCTATAATACGGCCTCGTTTATCCGGCAGGCGATTGAGTCGGTTCTGGCTCAAACGTATCGAGATTTTGAACTGGTGGTTGTGGATGACGGCAGTACGGATGATACGGCGACGGTGGTGCAGTCTTTTCAAGATCGGAGAATCCGGTTTTTCTCCCAGCCGCATAAAAACTTTGCTTCGGCAATCAACCGGGCGATTCAGGAGGCACGTGGGCAATTTGTACTGGGGGTTGATTCGGATGATTTTATCACCCCGGATTATCTGGAACGAATGATTACATTTGTGATACAGAATCCGGATTATGATTATTATTATCCGGAAAAACTAACGTTGGTGGATGAAACCGAAAAGCCGACGGGAGTGGAATGGAAATACGATTCTATCGAAAATCCTGAGATTCTTCCGGCTCTTCTGTTTGCCCGAGGCAACTCACCGATTCCGAATTCCGGTTCGCTGAAGCGGCGGGCTCTGTTCGAAAAAACCGGATTGTATCGGGAACTGGATAATGTGGAGGATTTTGATTTTTTGTGCCGATGCGGACCTCAGATTCGCTTCCGAAGGGTTGCAGGGGGCTGCGGATATTTTTATCGAAGGATGGATAGAAGCAATAACGCACGTTATGAACAGCGCCATCGCATTACAGCACAGTGTTTGGAGGAAATGATTGAACGATATCGCCCGGAGCAATTATATCCGTTTTTAAAGGGGGATGATTTTGAAAGGAAAAAACAATTCTGGAATTATATCATCTCCATTTTTGAAAAGCATGCCGAGACGTATCGTCAAAGAAAGGGAGAGATTTTTGCTCAGTGTGCGGAAAAATACAGACAGAGGAGGTCTGAAATTTTGGTCCGAGAAGGTTTTAAACAAGTGCAGGTCAATTTGGAACGGAAAAACCTGTTGGGGGCGGCTCAGCTATGTCGGCAATTACTGTCCGATAAATCTCTTTGTTTGGCGGACGACAGCCGGCAAACTCTTCAACAGATTCTCGAGGCAATTGAAGCAAAGTGCCCGGAAAAAGAGTATGCCGTTAAATGA